TTCGGAAATGCTTCTCAAGCGGGTTCAGGAAATATGGATTTACAAGAAGAATCATCAGCCGGTAAACCGCCGCACAGCAGGCTGCGTTTTCAGGAATGTATCAGGCCGCTCTGCAGGCGAGATAATCGAGAGCTGCGGGCTTAAAGGCGCCGAAAACGGAAAGGCAAAGCTCAGCGAAAAACACTGCAATATTATCATCGCAGAAGAGGGCTGCACGAGCTCGGATATAATCGGGCTTATCGAAAAAATCAGGGATAAGGTTCGGGAGCTTGCCGATATTGATCTGCAGCTGGAAATTGATATGTGGTGATTGGCTCGTAACAGCGGGCATAATGCTTTATATGTTCGTAGTTGGGGCTTGCGCAGGCAGTTTTCTGAACGTTGTAATACATCGGCTGCCCCGGGGGGTGTTCCTCTCGGAGAGGCGGTCTTTCTGCCCGAGCTGCGGGAAGTTTATACCGCTTCGGGAAAATCTCCCGCTGATATCGTGGTTTGTTCTCAGGGGAAAGTGCAGCGGCTGCGGGGCGAAGATCTCGCCCAGATACGTGATTATCGAGTTTATAACAGCTTCATTCCTCGCTCTTCTGTATTTCTTCTACTTCAGCGCAGGAACAATTAGCTTTTCGCATTCACAAACAAATTTTGTTGATTTCTTCGGAGGCGGTTGGTGGCTGTATTTATCTCATGCCGTGCTGTTCTGCTGCCTTATAGCGGCCTCCGCTATAGACCTTGAGATGTATCTGATACCGATGTCGCTCTGCATCTTCGCAACGCTCTTCGGGCTTCTAACCGCCGCAGCTGCCCCGTTTTTCATCGAATACTGGCAGATTGCAGAGTTCCAGCTTTTTCCATACTCCACAGTTCGTTTTTCCGGATTGATCGCAGGGAGCGGTTTGGGAATATTAGCCGCAAATATCCTTTTGGATGCGGGGATCATAAAACCAAGCTACGAAGGCCTTGAGCTCGAAACCGAAAACAATAAATCGCAGGAAAATATATCAGAGAACCCGGGCTTCAACGACCGCAAAGAAATGATGAAGGAATTTCTCTTTCTTATCCCAGTGGCTTTGTTTGGCGTGATAGGGTGGAAATTCCTCACTCCGCTGGAATGCTGGGAGAACCTCGCTGCAAACCCGCATATATCAACCCTGCTCGGTGCAGCCGGGGGGTATCTCACGGGCGCTGGGATTGTTTGGCTCACCCGAATCATGGGCACTCTTTCCTTCGGGAGAGAGGCTATGGGGCTTGGAGACGTTCATCTGATGGGGGCTGTCGGTGTTTTCTGCGGGGCGCTTCCAGCTGTTGTAATCTTCTTTGCAGCACCATTTTTCGGCCTCGCTTTCACCGTGATTCAGCTTATAACTAAAAAAAATAAGGAAATTCCTTACGGCCCGTTCTTGTCTTTGGCGGCGGTTTTTGTTATTATTTTCCGTGATGCCGTTTTTGAATGGCTTTCAAAAACAATGGGGTTTGCCGGCTGAAGCGTAATTTCGGTTGAGAAAACCTTCTGGCGGTAAATAGAATAATAGTTTCTTTTACAGGAGTTAAAATGAAATCAGCATTATTAAAGTTATCTGTGCTTGCAGTTGCAGCGATGGTTCTTACCGGCTGCACCGATTGGAAGAAGAAGTATGAAGGGCTGAATGTGCAGTATGAGAATCTTCAGGGAAGATACGACAACTGTATGTCTTCGCTTGATGAGGCAACCGCTGCGAAAAGCTCACTTTCAAGCGAGCTCCAGAGCAAGGAAAATGAGATTGCAGAGCTGCAGTCTAAAATTGAAGACCTCAACCAGACCCCCGAAGACGCCACCGGCTTCGGCGAGGATTATGAAGTGGAGTTTGATGCCGACAAGGGCACTATTACAGTAACTCTGCAAAATACGATCCTTTTCGCACCGGGCAAGGCCTCTCTGAAAAGTGCACGAAATGCAGACCTCAACCATATTTATTCTGTAATACAAAGCGAATATGCCGGCAAGGAGATTGATGTGGTTGGCCATACAGACTCAGACCCGATAAGAAAATCAGACTGGGACGACAACTGGGAACTTTCCGCCCAGCGAGCCCTTTCTGTGCTTAGATACCTCACAGATCAGGGGATTCCGGATTCTAAGATCCGTGCGGTTGCCTGCGGGGAGAGCAGGCCGGTAGCCTCAAACGCAACAGCTTCCGGAAAACAGAAGAACAGACGTGTTGAGATTGTTGTAAATATGAAATCGTAAAGCACTAACGCCGGAATTTATAAGCGGGGAGCCAAAATCTCCCCGCTTTTTCATTGCGCAGAATCTCTGCGGATTGAATTATCTGAGTTTGTGTTGAATCTTTCTGTTTATAACCGTGTTATCTGCTCTCTACTGCGGCGTCTCTGGGCAGTGTCCCAAATTGTGTGTCTGAAGGATCTTTTCAGCATTTATGCTTAGCTCCTTATTTCACCTCAGGGTACCCTGAGGTGAAATTTTCCGCCTTTCTTTTGCCATTGTATCAAGTTCATCCTTGCATGCAAACAGACTCGTAACTTTATACCTCATCAATTTCGTCTCACTGTGCTCCATTAAACGGGCGCAGATCAGATTCAACGCACTTTCTTCTGTAGGAAAGCTGCAGCGTATTTTAACGGTTCTCCTGATTATCCTGTTAAGAGCCTCTATCCAATTGGTGGTGTACATCATACGATGCAGTTTAGTCGGATATTTCAAATATGTGAAATAATCATCCCTCTCCTGCTCAGGGAAAATATTCTCAAAACTGCTGTACTTCTTTGCCCATTTCTTCACAAATTTATCCAGCTCGCATTTACCATCTTCTAAACGGTAGCTGCCATCTTCAAGCTTGAAGACCGCTTTGAAATCTGAGGCAACTTCCTTCTTGTCATTTTGGCGAACCTTGCTGAGTACATTGCGAAGCTTATGAATAAGACAACGTTGAAAATCGCTTGAAGGATAAACCCTGCTCACAGTTTCCGACAAACCCTTTAGACCATCTGCAGCAAAGCAAAGAACCTTCTTTACTCCACGCTCTTTGAGGTCTTTAAGAACTGAATGCCAGCCTTCGCTGCTCTCTTCTGGTATATTGTAAACACCTAATACATCTCGACTTAGGTCTTCCTTTAGCCCTAAAGCAACGTACATCGATTCATTGGAAACCTTGTCCCTGCGAAGCTTTACCTTTACCGCATCAATGTAAATGATGTACCAGTCTTCATCCAGCGGCCTGTTCTGCCAGAGCTTGCGGTATTCTGTGAAATTCGAGGTTATGCGAGATATGCTGCTCTTGGAGTAATTTTGCTCGAAAAGCTCCTGGAAAATCTCTTCGATCTCTCGAGTCGTAAGGCCTTTGCTGTATAACCTAAAGGCTAAATTATCATATTTGCCTCTCTGAGAATTTAACAGATCAAGAAAAAATGGCTGAAAATTACCAAGACGATCTCGGGGAATGTTTATCCTGAAAGTGGATTGCAATCCCTGGACTAAAGCCTGACGGTAACCATTACGCTTGTTGCTCGTGGATTTGTCTTTCCGGCAGCCGTTGACGTAACCCAAAAATTCATCCTGCTCGGCTTTGAGAATAGTCTCGAATGTAATCCGAATTGCATCTTCCAAACTTTTCCCGCTGTGGGCAAGAAAATCTTCAACCGCTTTTTCCAAAATTGTGTTATAATTCCTTTTCATAGGGGTTCCTTTTTGTTTAATTTGACTTTTTTTTAACATACTAAGCATATAGCTTAGAAAAGGAATCCCTTTTTCTTTAGACACACTAATTGGGACGGTCTCCGTCTCTGGCAGGTGATTTAGTTTGTTGGGGAGATTGGGCAAGCAGGTGTTTGCCGCCCCATGTGATTGCTATGCTGCCCAGAGGAGCCGTGATAACGATGCTCATCGCAGCGGCAGCGAGGATAATCTCGCCCGGTCCAGTATCCATTCCGCCCGCTTTCATTGCAGCGAGCGGTGCAGCCCCGATTGCCGCCTGCACTGTGGCCTTGGGAAGATAGGCGAGCGTGAGAAAGAGCCTCTCGCGGGCGCTGAACTTGCTCTTAATCATACACAGCTGCACAGCAACGCTCCTTCCGATCAGCCCTGTCAATATCACCCCTACCCCCGAGAGGCCGGCCTTCACAGCAACGGGCACATTGACCTCCGTTCCCACGAATATGAACAGAAGGAGCTGGGCAAACACCCAAACCTTCCCGAGTTTGCTTGAGAGCTCGTGGGCGATATGCTCTCTTTTTTCGAGGATGATAAAGCCCGCTGCCATTATCGCAAGCAGAGAGGCAAACGGAATGAAACCCTCAATCCAATTTTCGAGATTCAGGATTATTATCGAAAGCCCCAGCAGGATAAGCACTCGTTTTGTAGCCCTGGGGTTGAATTTTTCGAAGAAGCGGCAGAGAACAAAGCCAATCCCCAACCCAGCAGCTATCCCTGCTGCAATAGAAACAGGCACGCCCGCAAGCTCCGAGGCAACGCTCACATCGCCTCCTGTGTACATACTGATAAACGCCCCGCAGAGAACAATCGCTACCGCATCATCGCAGGATGCCCCAGCGAGAATAAGCGTTGGAGCTGCCTTGTCTTCCCCCCTTCGCTCTTCGATGAAACGTATCATAAGCGGCACAACCACCGCCGGCGAAACAGCCGCAAGAACTGCACCAAGCATCGCAGATTCAAGCACAGTGAGCCCCAAGAGGTACGGAGCGGCAAGAGTTACCGCGGCCACCTCAAACAAACACGGTATAAACGCCATAAGAGCTGCCCTGAGCCCAACCTGAGCGAGTGCCTGCCGGCTCATCTCGAGCCCAGCCCGAAGCAGAATAACCACGAGGGCAATCATCCGCCAGTCCGCTGATACGGCAGTTGTGGCGGGGTTTACTGCATCGAGAAAATGCGGCCCCATCACCACGCCCAGAAGCAGCAGACCAACCAGCCCGGGAACCCGGGCAAAACGCATCAGCCAGTCAACAAGAAGACCGAGAAGTATCAGCTCTGCAATACCTAAAGCCATAAGACTTGAATCCTTTCAAATTATAATACAGCGTGAAAATATACTCTAAACAGGGAAATTATCAACGACGCTTCTAAAGCGGTCTCACTGCTAATAAAGACTGCTGAGATAAATTCTTCTCATAAAACTATGCTGCAAGATAGCTTATAGTTTATCTGTTCTTTGTTATTTTCGTCTTGCTGCCGGGCATACATACAAATTCTTCTGTTCCTCCGAGCCGCAGATAGTACGGATGCCGGTGAAGTTTTTCGTGCCGTATCTGCGGAGATTGATAAATGCGTTTTTTATTTCAATATCAAGCCTTCCCTTGCTCTGGAGCTCGAAGAGAGACGCCTTTGGATTAAAAATCCGCAGCCCGTCTATAAACACCTTCTTATGGTCTTCCCCGTTTTTCCATTG
This window of the Sedimentisphaera salicampi genome carries:
- a CDS encoding cation:proton antiporter — encoded protein: MALGIAELILLGLLVDWLMRFARVPGLVGLLLLGVVMGPHFLDAVNPATTAVSADWRMIALVVILLRAGLEMSRQALAQVGLRAALMAFIPCLFEVAAVTLAAPYLLGLTVLESAMLGAVLAAVSPAVVVPLMIRFIEERRGEDKAAPTLILAGASCDDAVAIVLCGAFISMYTGGDVSVASELAGVPVSIAAGIAAGLGIGFVLCRFFEKFNPRATKRVLILLGLSIIILNLENWIEGFIPFASLLAIMAAGFIILEKREHIAHELSSKLGKVWVFAQLLLFIFVGTEVNVPVAVKAGLSGVGVILTGLIGRSVAVQLCMIKSKFSARERLFLTLAYLPKATVQAAIGAAPLAAMKAGGMDTGPGEIILAAAAMSIVITAPLGSIAITWGGKHLLAQSPQQTKSPARDGDRPN
- a CDS encoding prepilin peptidase, whose protein sequence is MICGDWLVTAGIMLYMFVVGACAGSFLNVVIHRLPRGVFLSERRSFCPSCGKFIPLRENLPLISWFVLRGKCSGCGAKISPRYVIIEFITASFLALLYFFYFSAGTISFSHSQTNFVDFFGGGWWLYLSHAVLFCCLIAASAIDLEMYLIPMSLCIFATLFGLLTAAAAPFFIEYWQIAEFQLFPYSTVRFSGLIAGSGLGILAANILLDAGIIKPSYEGLELETENNKSQENISENPGFNDRKEMMKEFLFLIPVALFGVIGWKFLTPLECWENLAANPHISTLLGAAGGYLTGAGIVWLTRIMGTLSFGREAMGLGDVHLMGAVGVFCGALPAVVIFFAAPFFGLAFTVIQLITKKNKEIPYGPFLSLAAVFVIIFRDAVFEWLSKTMGFAG
- a CDS encoding OmpA/MotB family protein; its protein translation is MKSALLKLSVLAVAAMVLTGCTDWKKKYEGLNVQYENLQGRYDNCMSSLDEATAAKSSLSSELQSKENEIAELQSKIEDLNQTPEDATGFGEDYEVEFDADKGTITVTLQNTILFAPGKASLKSARNADLNHIYSVIQSEYAGKEIDVVGHTDSDPIRKSDWDDNWELSAQRALSVLRYLTDQGIPDSKIRAVACGESRPVASNATASGKQKNRRVEIVVNMKS
- a CDS encoding IS256 family transposase — encoded protein: MKRNYNTILEKAVEDFLAHSGKSLEDAIRITFETILKAEQDEFLGYVNGCRKDKSTSNKRNGYRQALVQGLQSTFRINIPRDRLGNFQPFFLDLLNSQRGKYDNLAFRLYSKGLTTREIEEIFQELFEQNYSKSSISRITSNFTEYRKLWQNRPLDEDWYIIYIDAVKVKLRRDKVSNESMYVALGLKEDLSRDVLGVYNIPEESSEGWHSVLKDLKERGVKKVLCFAADGLKGLSETVSRVYPSSDFQRCLIHKLRNVLSKVRQNDKKEVASDFKAVFKLEDGSYRLEDGKCELDKFVKKWAKKYSSFENIFPEQERDDYFTYLKYPTKLHRMMYTTNWIEALNRIIRRTVKIRCSFPTEESALNLICARLMEHSETKLMRYKVTSLFACKDELDTMAKERRKISPQGTLR